The genomic stretch AGCCAAAGAAAGATACGCTTGATGGAGGTTTGCGGCACTCATACGATGTCTATTTTTAGAAATGGCATCAGGGCTCTGTTGCCTGATTCAATTTCTCTTCTTTCAGGTCCAGGCTGTCCTGTATGTGTTACCGACCAGAAGGAGATAGATGCCTTTATAGGGCTTGCCAGGGCGGATGATGTTATTATCGCGACCTTTGGTGACCTTATAAGAGTTCCCGGGACAGATTCATCCCTTCAAAAGGAGCTGGCAAACGGCAGGGATATCCGTGTTGTATATTCCACATTTGACTCTCTTGAAATCGCAAGGAAAAATCCCGATAAAAAGGTGGTTTTCTTAGGCGTGGGCTTTGAAACAACAGCCCCGACCATAGCGGCCACCATAATTTCAGCAAAGGAGGCAAATCTTGATAACTTTTTTGTTTTTTCAGCCCACAAAATAGTTCCTCCTGCTCTTGACGCCTTGATGCAGACAAAAGGGGTGAAAATAGACGGCTTTATTCTGCCCGGACATGTTTCCGTAATTATCGGCACAAAGGCTTATCTTCCATTTTTTGAAAAGCATAAAATGCCATGCGTTATTGCCGGTTTTGAACCGTCGGATATATTGCAGTCCATATCGATACTGGTTGAACAGATAGAATCAAACACTCCGGAACTTATCAATGGATACCCCAGGGCGGTGACATTTGATGGAAACAAAAAAGCGCAGAAAATCATGGAGGATGTTTTTGAAACAGTTGACGTTAAATGGCGCGGTATAGGGGTAATACCAAAAAGCGGTTTAAAAATCAGAAAAAGGTTTTCTTCATTTGATGCAGCAGAGATGATTGAATTTTCAGCGCCTGAATCAAAAGATCCAAAGGCATGTGCTTGCGGTGAGATTCTTACAGGCCTGAAGTTACCCCCCGAGTGCCCTTTATATAAGAAGGTCTGCACACCCATGGATCCCGTAGGCCCGTGCATGGTGTCCAGCGAAGGAACATGCGCGGCATATTATAGATATCATAACGGGTAAAGCGGTATTAACAGCTAATCGGCCTTGATGCCTAATTCTTTTTCTTTTGCTGCCACAGCCAGCCTTGTTTTAATAACAGTGTCAGGAATAAGGCTCATGGAATCTATGCCGCATTCAACGAGGAATGTGGCAAATTCAGGGAAATCACTTGGAGCCTGGCCGCATATCCCGATCTTTTTGCCGCGTCGTTTGGCAACATCAATGACCATGCGCACCATGGTTTTAACGGCTTCGTTACGTTCGTCAAATATATGGGCGACAAGGTCTGAATCGCGATCCAGACCCAGGGTAAGCTGGGTTAAGTCGTTGGAGCCGATAGAGAACCCGTCAAAGACATCACAGAAGGCATCTGCTGAGATTACGTTGCTGGGTATCTCGCACATCACATATACTTCAAGACCATTTTCACCCTGAACAAGACCGAATTCCTTCATAACCTCAATTACCCTGCGTCCTTCTTCAGGCGTCCTGCAGAACGGCACCATCAATTTAATGTTGGTCAGGCCCATATCGTTGCGCGCCTTGATCAGAGCTTTGCATTCAAGCTCAAAGGCTGGTTTGTATTTCTTGTCATAATAACGGGATGCCCCTCTCCAGCCGATCATGGGATTGCTTTCTACGGGTTCATATAAGGTGCCGCCGATCAGATTGGCGTACTCATTGCTTTTAAAATCAGACAGCCGGACAATTACGTCCTTTGGATAGAAGCCCGCTCCTATGCGGCTGACACCCTCAGAAAGTTTATCTATAAAAAACTGTTTCTTGTCGTCCGGGTAAGCCGTGGTTTTAGCTTCGATCTTTTTTACAATTTCTGTTAGTTCACTGTCGCCTTTCTCGGCTTTGGCTTTGAGATCATCAAAGTAATACAGAGCCAGCGGATGAATTCCGATATGTGAATTAATAATGAATTCCTCTCTGGCAAGCCCCACCCCTTCATTGGGGATCTGGCATTCGGTGAAGGCCTTTTCCGGGATTCCGACATTCATCATGATCATGGTCCTGGTTGCAGGCACTGAATCAAGATCGATTTTATCTATTTCGAATTTTAAAAGCCCCTCATATATTTTGGCTGTTTCACCTTCCGCGCAGGAAACGGTAATCTCTGCGCCGGTTTTGATAATCTCCGATCCGTTCACAGTGCCTATTACGCACGGGATTCCCAGCTCACGGGAGATGATCGCCGCATGGCAGGTTCGTCCGCCACGGTTGGTTACAATAGCGCCGGCTATTTTCATTATCGGCTCCCAGTCAGGATCCGTCATGTCGGTAACCAGAATTTCACCTTTCTTAAATTCATCTATATGGGCCGTATCTTTAATAATATGGGCACAGCCCTGGCCGATCTTGGCTCCCACAGCCTGTCCGGTTACAAGAACATTGCCGGTTTCTTTGAGCACATAAGTTTCCATGACCCTTTTTGTGTTTTGTGAATGAACGGTTTCCGGCCTTGCCTGGAGGATAAAAAGTTTGCCTGTGCCGACATTAACGCCATCACCGTCTTTGGCCCATTCAATGTCCATGGCTTTCCCATAATGATCTTCGATAATGCAGGCCCATTTGGCGAGATGGATGATTTCATCATCATTTATTACATAACTTCCCTGTTCTTCAGGTGTGGTATCAATATTCCTGACCGGCTCCCCGCCATCACCGGATGTATTATATATCATCTTGATTTCTTTACTTCCCACCCTTTTACCGACTATAGGTCTTTTGCCTTGTTTTAAAGTCGGCTTAAACACATAATATTCATCCGGATTGACAGCGCCCTGCACAACATTTTCGCCAAGGCCCCATGAAGCGGTAATAAAAACCGCGTCCTTAAAACCGGTTTCCGTGTCAATGGAGAATATAACTCCGGAAGAGGCGGAATCGCTTCGGATCATCTTTTGAACCGCAATAGAGAGATATACGTCAAACTGGCCGAATCCTTTATCATGTCTGTATGAAATGGCGCGGTTTGTAAACAGGCTGGCAAAGCATTTTTTGCAATTGTCAATGAGATTGTCAGTGCCCTGGATATTAAGGAAGGTTTCCTGCTGGCCGGCAAAGGACGCGTCAGGCAGATCCTCTGCGGTAGCGGATGACCGGACAGCCACGTCTACATTGTCGCCGTATTCTTCTTCCATTTTTTTGTATGCTTCAATAATAGCCTGCTTGAGATCGTCCGGGAACTCGGCAGTGCGTATGATATTTCTGGCTTTTTTGCCCCGCTCCTGGAGATTTTTCATGTTATGTGTATCCAGTCCGGCCAGCGCATCTTTTATGGCATCTTCAATGCCTGCTGATTTAAGAAGGTACTGATATGCATACGCGGTGATTGCAAAGCCGTGCGGCACAGCCACTCCTTTGGAGGTAAGTTTTTGATACATCTCCCCAAGTGAAGCGTTTTTCCCGCCAACCATGGGAATGTCATTGATGGAAATATTATCAAACCAGAGAATTAAAGCATCATCATGTTTTTCTACCATCTTTTTTCTCCCTCGTACTCTCTTGTATCCGGCTGGTTAAAGTAACATATTGTATTTTTACGAATTCATCAAACCTGTACAAAAATAAAACATTAAATCGACGGCAACAGCCAATGTCATTTTATATATAATTTTAAATCAGCCTGTCAACCTAAACATAAGCGCTTTGTTTTATAATTATGATCTGTTTATAAATCAGGTTAAACGTAATTTGGAAATTATTGGTTTAAAGTGAGACCATCTCGTAAGCGCGGCTTCCAAGTTTAATCTTTTCAGCATAATCGAGCTGGATCTCCCAGTCAACTTCAGGATATAAAGCCCTGAATTTATCCTCGCCTGGTTTTGTGTTTGTTTTAAGGCATGATCCCGGAAGGGCATACTCTTTGTTCACAAGGTCTGCCGATGCCTGGTCAATGGCAACAGGGTCTTTTGATGCAACTATCCCGATATCTCTTATAATCGGCGCATCATTATGGGCTATGCAATCACAGGCAGGGGACACATCTGTAATGAAATTAAGAAACAATGCTCTGCCTTTCTTGTTTTTTAAAACACCCATCGCATATTCGACCATGTTTTCCATAAAAACAGGTATATCCTGATTCCACTGGATCTGTATTGCTTTATTTGGACAGATAATGATGCATTCTCCGCATCCTATACATTTTTTGGGGCTAATAACCGCCTTTTCTTTGATTAGAGAAATGGCCTGTTGCGAGCAGTGAGCTGTGCATTCCCCGCAGCCGGCACATTTTTTTCTTTTTACTTTTGGCGCTACCGTTGAATGCTGGGCCAGCTTTCCCCTTCGTGAGGCGCATCCCATGCCCAGGTTTTTTATGGTTCCTCCAAAACCGGAAAGTTCATGACCCTTGAAATGGGCTGCCGATAACAGAGAATCCGCATGGATAATTTCAGACCCGATATAAACCTTATTAAAATTCTTCTGATCTATGGTAACACAGGTCTCACTTTGCCCTCTTAAGCCATCTGCAATAATAACAGGAGCATTTATCACAGAATAGGCAAAGCCGTTGTAAA from Anaerolineae bacterium encodes the following:
- the hypD gene encoding hydrogenase formation protein HypD, producing the protein MTIKHVEEYRDPEISRAIINRIKKISQRKIRLMEVCGTHTMSIFRNGIRALLPDSISLLSGPGCPVCVTDQKEIDAFIGLARADDVIIATFGDLIRVPGTDSSLQKELANGRDIRVVYSTFDSLEIARKNPDKKVVFLGVGFETTAPTIAATIISAKEANLDNFFVFSAHKIVPPALDALMQTKGVKIDGFILPGHVSVIIGTKAYLPFFEKHKMPCVIAGFEPSDILQSISILVEQIESNTPELINGYPRAVTFDGNKKAQKIMEDVFETVDVKWRGIGVIPKSGLKIRKRFSSFDAAEMIEFSAPESKDPKACACGEILTGLKLPPECPLYKKVCTPMDPVGPCMVSSEGTCAAYYRYHNG
- the ppsA gene encoding phosphoenolpyruvate synthase encodes the protein MVEKHDDALILWFDNISINDIPMVGGKNASLGEMYQKLTSKGVAVPHGFAITAYAYQYLLKSAGIEDAIKDALAGLDTHNMKNLQERGKKARNIIRTAEFPDDLKQAIIEAYKKMEEEYGDNVDVAVRSSATAEDLPDASFAGQQETFLNIQGTDNLIDNCKKCFASLFTNRAISYRHDKGFGQFDVYLSIAVQKMIRSDSASSGVIFSIDTETGFKDAVFITASWGLGENVVQGAVNPDEYYVFKPTLKQGKRPIVGKRVGSKEIKMIYNTSGDGGEPVRNIDTTPEEQGSYVINDDEIIHLAKWACIIEDHYGKAMDIEWAKDGDGVNVGTGKLFILQARPETVHSQNTKRVMETYVLKETGNVLVTGQAVGAKIGQGCAHIIKDTAHIDEFKKGEILVTDMTDPDWEPIMKIAGAIVTNRGGRTCHAAIISRELGIPCVIGTVNGSEIIKTGAEITVSCAEGETAKIYEGLLKFEIDKIDLDSVPATRTMIMMNVGIPEKAFTECQIPNEGVGLAREEFIINSHIGIHPLALYYFDDLKAKAEKGDSELTEIVKKIEAKTTAYPDDKKQFFIDKLSEGVSRIGAGFYPKDVIVRLSDFKSNEYANLIGGTLYEPVESNPMIGWRGASRYYDKKYKPAFELECKALIKARNDMGLTNIKLMVPFCRTPEEGRRVIEVMKEFGLVQGENGLEVYVMCEIPSNVISADAFCDVFDGFSIGSNDLTQLTLGLDRDSDLVAHIFDERNEAVKTMVRMVIDVAKRRGKKIGICGQAPSDFPEFATFLVECGIDSMSLIPDTVIKTRLAVAAKEKELGIKAD
- a CDS encoding DUF362 domain-containing protein: MKSKVYFIDLRATYKENLPQKIARLLKTAGISKIIKERDLVAVKLHFGELGNTAFIRPVYIRKIVETLKEINSIPFLTDCNTLYAGTRSHAPDHHATAVYNGFAYSVINAPVIIADGLRGQSETCVTIDQKNFNKVYIGSEIIHADSLLSAAHFKGHELSGFGGTIKNLGMGCASRRGKLAQHSTVAPKVKRKKCAGCGECTAHCSQQAISLIKEKAVISPKKCIGCGECIIICPNKAIQIQWNQDIPVFMENMVEYAMGVLKNKKGRALFLNFITDVSPACDCIAHNDAPIIRDIGIVASKDPVAIDQASADLVNKEYALPGSCLKTNTKPGEDKFRALYPEVDWEIQLDYAEKIKLGSRAYEMVSL